A genomic stretch from Myripristis murdjan chromosome 12, fMyrMur1.1, whole genome shotgun sequence includes:
- the cfap53 gene encoding cilia- and flagella-associated protein 53 yields the protein MLAGQRRKPQCREFIGPTPHAGAVRARSSSSKPPEHLILERRKKEAARDKIVEFTKYQQTCDLKTTWQKRAERHALLGTIERQVKDAMSQYEMSTDERRDRLRHMLEAEEQQLMQEMEDKKETVLEKQAKMRERAKSLKERRESERQQLAADKMDQLFRQQSEELRANELKRREEEVCVERAAQLLSRQQLRQQQQEEERLFAQLWDADRQAKEERESQDMQRQQQNNMEQLGYLRAQMEAAEQQRQQAKQLKEEEAQLLREQREMLQLKEEREQHQKLQNQETRRRQLGQCLRMKMKRLAKEQQDELALDMSILQQVLKEEKDEKQDAAQRKMKLRDEQQRYRQYLADELEKQKRQEKETEQLIEADLKETWAKREKRSQMQREARNRLMKDVMETRNLQIQQKLDMNMQKQIQLAKERDELAKTIEETKLLDEEQKRRHRETSRAYQADLLAQMMHQQQLQAEERAQEEREYQHGLAMQEEYSKKMQEILSRPDSHTTSVHPFRRT from the exons atgttggCTGGTCAGAGAAGAAAGCCGCAATGTCGGGAATTCATCGGCCCGACTCCTCATGCTGGCGCTGTG AGAGCAAGGTCCTCCTCTTCAAAGCCTCCAGAGCATCTTATtttggaaagaagaaaaaaggaggctGCCCGAGACAAAATCGTGGAGTTCACCAAGTACCAGCAAACCTGTGACCTGAAAACCACGTGGCAGAAGAGGGCTGAACGTCACGCTCTGCTTGGGACGATTGAGAGACAAGTCAAAGATGCCATGAGCCAATATGAAATGAGCACTGACGAGAGGAGGGACAG GCTGCGTCACATGTTGGAAGCAGAGGAGCAGCAACTCATGCAGGAGATGGAGGACAAGAAAGAGACTGTGTTGGAAAAACAAgctaaaatgagagaaagagccAAGTCACTAAAGGAAAGAAGGGAAAGTGAAAGGCAGCAACTGGCTGCGGACAAGATGGACCAGCTATTCAG acaacaGAGTGAGGAGCTTCGGGCCAATGAGTTGAaacgcagagaggaggaggtttgCGTGGAACGTGCTGCACAGTTGCTGAGCAGGCAGCAGCTgcgtcagcagcagcaggaagaggagaggctgtTTGCTCAACTGTGGGACGCTGATCGGCAAGCCAAGGAGGAGCGAGAGAGCCAGGACATGCAGAGGCAACAGCAGAACAACATGGAACAACTGGGCTACCTGAGGGCTCAGATGGAGGCGGCTGAACAgcagagacaacaggccaagcagctgaaagaggaggaggcccAACTTCTG cgggagcagagagagatgcTGCAGCTAAAAGAAGAGCGAGAGCAGCACCAGAAGCTGCAGAACCAGGAGACACGGCGCAGACAGCTGGGTCAGTGTCTGCGGATGAAAATGAAACGTTTGGCCAAGGAGCAGCAGGATGAGCTGGCACTGGATATGAGCATCCTGCAGCAAGTTCTGAAAGAGGAGAAGGATGAAAAACAGGATGCTGCTCAGAGGAAG ATGAAGTTACGTGATGAGCAGCAGAGGTACCGGCAATACTTGGCTGACGAGCTGGAAAAGCAGAagagacaggagaaagagacagaacagCTAATAGAGGCAGACCTGAAAGAAACCTGGGCAAAAAGGGAGAAGAGGAGTCAGATGCAGAGGGAGGCCAGGAATCGTCTGATGAAGGACGTGATGGAAACCCGTAACCTGCAGATCCAACAGAAAT TGGATATGAACATGCAGAAACAAATTCAGCTGGCCAAGGAGAGAGATGAACTGGCCAAAACCATTGAGGAAACTAAACTACTGGATGAGGAGCAGAAAAGACG TCACAGAGAGACAAGCAGAGCATACCAAGCAGATCTGCTGGCCCAGATGATGCACCAGCAGCAGCTacaggctgaggagagagctcaggaagagagagagtaccAGCATGGCCTGGCCATGCAGGAGGAGTACAGTAAGAAGATGCAGGAAATCCTCTCCAGGCCAGATTCCCACACCACGTCTGTCCACCCCTTTAGAAGAACATAG
- the LOC115369283 gene encoding dual specificity tyrosine-phosphorylation-regulated kinase 4-like produces the protein MISNLCDSLQISSVVFSKRPENPLRNRLPPLHHSKTTVSRDSTLPSLPSESVCMNNAKRPQQQDNDRSFDRLLPKSPAYVLQFFKKYLTEFEQKEIKGYKKVWHLGQKAKKIQGSKSLSFNSGYDTENGYYRMVIKDHIAFRFEVLEEIGRGAYGQVLKCRDHKTMALVAIKVIRNDKSIHNEAMAEVKILDALGKKDKKNTANILHMKEHFYFRNHLCIAFELLGKDLYTVMKENNLQGFSISQVQRFAKDLLTCLQLLRKEGIIHCDLKPENILMSDKNHNHVKVIDFGASCFEEKKRQKCIQTRLYMSPEMLLAKGYSFPIDMWSLGCILAELHTGSPLFDGDNWNDQFGCIMEVLGEPPMELLRGARLLERFYDSQGFLKKIVNNNGAVRQPGSKNLASLLKTTDANFLDFIQRCLRFKPEERMTPEEAMQHAWIQGQLHTPKSTPKPCAADNTASAGTAHVYRKEGSLLKREKMPPVRLTFIKESVTEVMAKISTVGKERHPIQRISGATQTLQTRQEKVGMAKTFQEGLCFPSLTGGEQKGRGETRGQWRRQGK, from the exons ATGATCAGCAACTTGTGCGATTCGCTTCAAATTAGCAGTGTAGTCTTTTCAAAGAGGCCGGAGAATCCTCTGAGAAACAGACTGCCCCCACTTCATCACAGCAAG ACTACTGTCAGCAGGGACAGCACTTTGCCCTCGCTGCCATCAGAGTCTGTGTGCATGAACAATGCCAAGCGTCCTCAACAGCAGGACAATGACAGATCCTTCGACCGACTTCTGCCCAAGTCCCCTGCAT ATGTCTTGCAGTTCTTCAAGAAATATCTGACAGAGTTTGAGCAGAAGGAAATCAAGGGCTACAAAAAGGTTTGGCACCTGGGCCAAAAAGCCAAGAAGATCCAGGGATCAAAGTCCTTATCCTTTAACTCTGGATATGATACAGAGAATGGATACTACAGAATG GTCATCAAAGACCACATCGCCTTCCGCTTTGAGGTGCTGGAGGAGATCGGTCGAGGCGCCTACGGCCAGGTCCTCAAATGCCGTGATCACAAGACGATGGCGCTTGTGGCCATCAAGGTCATTCGAAATGATAAGAG CATCCATAATGAGGCCATGGCCGAGGTGAAGATCTTAGATGCACTggggaagaaagacaagaagaacACGGCCAACATCCTCCATATGAAGGAGCACTTTTACTTTCGCAACCACCTCTGCATTGCCTTTGAACTCTTGGG CAAAGACTTGTACACAGTGATGAAGGAGAACAACCTTCAAGGCTTCAGCATCTCTCAGGTGCAGCGCTTTGCAAAAGACCTGCTCACATGCCTGCAGCTGCTCAGGAAGGAGGGGATCATCCACTGTGACCTAAAACCG gagaacatcCTGATGTCAGACAAAAACCACAATCACGTCAAGGTGATTGACTTTGGAGCAAGctgctttgaagaaaaaaaaa GACAGAAATGCATACAGACGCGGCTGTACATGTCTCCAGAGATGCTTCTGGCAAAAGGGTACAGCTTTCCCATCGACATGTGGAGCCTGGGCTGCATCTTGGCTGAGCTCCACACCGGCAGCCCTCTCTTTGATGGCGATAACTGGAATGACCAGTTCGGCTGCATCATGGAG GTGCTGGGTGAGCCTCCCATGGAGCTTCTGCGGGGAGCGCGCCTGTTGGAGAGGTTTTACG ACTCTCAAGGCTTCCTCAAAAAAATAGTGAACAACAATGGCGCTGTGCGACAGCCTGGCAGTAAGAACCTGGCCAGCCTGTTGAAGACAACGGACGCTAACTTCCTGGATTTCATTCAGCGCTGCCTGCG atttaaacCAGAGGAGCGCATGACACCAGAGGAAGCCATGCAGCATGCATGGATTCAGGGGCAGCTCCACACCCCAAAATCCACACCCAAACCCTGTGCTGCAGACAACACAGCATCAG CTGGCACAGCACATGTGTACAGGAAGGAGGGCAGTCttctgaaaagagaaaaaatgccACCTGTGAGGCTGACATTCATCAAAGAGAGCGTAACCGAGGTCATGGCCAAGATCTCCACAGTAGGGAAGGAAAGACACCCCATTCAACGT ATCAGC ggagcaacacaaacactgcagacaAGGCAGGAAAAAGTGGGGATGGCCAAAACCTTTCAGGAAGGCCTCTGTTTTCCTTCACTGACAGGAGGGGAGCAGAAAGGCCGAGGAGAGACCAGGGGCCAATGGAGGAGACAGGGGAAATAA